Proteins encoded within one genomic window of Macaca fascicularis isolate 582-1 chromosome 16, T2T-MFA8v1.1:
- the CYTH1 gene encoding cytohesin-1 isoform X3, which yields MQRNKQVAMGRKKFNMDPKKGIQFLIENDLLKNTCEDIAQFLYKGEGLNKTAIGDYLGERDEFNIQVLHAFVELHEFTDLNLVQALRQFLWSFRLPGEAQKIDRMMEAFAQRYCQCNNGVFQSTDTCYVLSFAIIMLNTSLHNPNVKDKPTVERFIAMNRGINDGGDLPEELLRNLYESIKNEPFKIPEDDGNDLTHTFFNPDREGWLLKLGGRVKTWKRRWFILTDNCLYYFEYTTDKEPRGIIPLENLSIREVEDSKKPNCFELYIPDNKDQVIKACKTEADGRVVEGNHTVYRISAPTPEEKEEWIKCIKAAISRDPFYEMLAARKKKVSSTKRH from the exons ATGCAGAGGAACAAACAGGTAGCCATGGGCAGGAAAAAATTTAATATGGACCCTAAAAAG GGGATCCAGTTCTTAATAGAGAACGACCTGCTGAAGAACACTTGTGAAGACATCGCCCAGTTCTTATACAAAGGCGAAGGGCTCAACAAGACAGCCATCGGAGACTACCTAGGGGAGAG AGATGAGTTTAATATCCAGGTTCTTCATGCATTTGTGGAGCTGCACGAGTTCACTGATCTTAATCTCGTTCAGGCACTACG GCAGTTCCTGTGGAGCTTCCGGCTACCCGGAGAGGCCCAGAAGATTGACCGGATGATGGAGGCGTTTGCCCAGCGATACTGTCAGTGCAATAATGGCGTGTTCCAGTCCACGG ACACCTGTTATGTCCTCTCCTTTGCCATCATCATGTTGAACACCAGTCTGCACAACCCCAATGTCAAAGATAAGCCCACTGTGGAGAGGTTCATTGCCATGAACCGAGGCATCAATGATGGGGGAGACCTGCCGGAGGAGCTACTCCGG AATCTCTATGAGAGCATAAAAAATGAACCGTTTAAAATCCCAGAAGATGACGGGAATGACCTCACTCACACTTTCTTCAACCCAGACCGAGAAGGCTGGCTACTGAAACTCG GTGGCAGGGTAAAGACTTGGAAGAGGCGCTGGTTCATTCTGACTGACAACTGCCTTTACTACTTTGAGTATACCACG GATAAGGAGCCCCGTGGAATCATCCCTTTAGAGAACCTGAGTATCCGGGAAGTGGAGGACTCCAAAAAACCA AACTGCTTTGAGCTTTATATCCCCGACAATAAAGACCAAGTTATCAAGGCCTGCAAGACCGAGGCTGACGGGCGGGTGGTGGAGGGGAACCACACTGTTTATCGGATCTCAGCTCCGACGccggaggagaaggaggagtggATTAAGTGCATTAA AGCGGCCATCAGCAGGGACCCTTTCTACGAAATGCTCGCAGCACGGAAAAAGAAGGTCTCCTCCACGAAGCGACACTGA
- the CYTH1 gene encoding cytohesin-1 isoform X1 produces the protein MVLKTEEEDVPSDLTAEERQELENIRRRKQELLADIQRLKDEIAEVANEIENLGSTEERKNMQRNKQVAMGRKKFNMDPKKGIQFLIENDLLKNTCEDIAQFLYKGEGLNKTAIGDYLGERDEFNIQVLHAFVELHEFTDLNLVQALRQFLWSFRLPGEAQKIDRMMEAFAQRYCQCNNGVFQSTDTCYVLSFAIIMLNTSLHNPNVKDKPTVERFIAMNRGINDGGDLPEELLRNLYESIKNEPFKIPEDDGNDLTHTFFNPDREGWLLKLGGRVKTWKRRWFILTDNCLYYFEYTTDKEPRGIIPLENLSIREVEDSKKPNCFELYIPDNKDQVIKACKTEADGRVVEGNHTVYRISAPTPEEKEEWIKCIKAAISRDPFYEMLAARKKKVSSTKRH, from the exons TTCCCAGTGACCTGACCGCAGAGGAGCGTCAAGAACTGGAGAACATCCGACGAAGAAAACAGGAGCTGCTGGCTGACATTCAG AGGCTGAAGGATGAGATAGCAGAAGTAGCTAATGAAATTGAAAACCTGGGATCCACAGAGGAAAG GAAAAACATGCAGAGGAACAAACAGGTAGCCATGGGCAGGAAAAAATTTAATATGGACCCTAAAAAG GGGATCCAGTTCTTAATAGAGAACGACCTGCTGAAGAACACTTGTGAAGACATCGCCCAGTTCTTATACAAAGGCGAAGGGCTCAACAAGACAGCCATCGGAGACTACCTAGGGGAGAG AGATGAGTTTAATATCCAGGTTCTTCATGCATTTGTGGAGCTGCACGAGTTCACTGATCTTAATCTCGTTCAGGCACTACG GCAGTTCCTGTGGAGCTTCCGGCTACCCGGAGAGGCCCAGAAGATTGACCGGATGATGGAGGCGTTTGCCCAGCGATACTGTCAGTGCAATAATGGCGTGTTCCAGTCCACGG ACACCTGTTATGTCCTCTCCTTTGCCATCATCATGTTGAACACCAGTCTGCACAACCCCAATGTCAAAGATAAGCCCACTGTGGAGAGGTTCATTGCCATGAACCGAGGCATCAATGATGGGGGAGACCTGCCGGAGGAGCTACTCCGG AATCTCTATGAGAGCATAAAAAATGAACCGTTTAAAATCCCAGAAGATGACGGGAATGACCTCACTCACACTTTCTTCAACCCAGACCGAGAAGGCTGGCTACTGAAACTCG GTGGCAGGGTAAAGACTTGGAAGAGGCGCTGGTTCATTCTGACTGACAACTGCCTTTACTACTTTGAGTATACCACG GATAAGGAGCCCCGTGGAATCATCCCTTTAGAGAACCTGAGTATCCGGGAAGTGGAGGACTCCAAAAAACCA AACTGCTTTGAGCTTTATATCCCCGACAATAAAGACCAAGTTATCAAGGCCTGCAAGACCGAGGCTGACGGGCGGGTGGTGGAGGGGAACCACACTGTTTATCGGATCTCAGCTCCGACGccggaggagaaggaggagtggATTAAGTGCATTAA AGCGGCCATCAGCAGGGACCCTTTCTACGAAATGCTCGCAGCACGGAAAAAGAAGGTCTCCTCCACGAAGCGACACTGA
- the CYTH1 gene encoding cytohesin-1 isoform X2, which yields MEEDDSYVPSDLTAEERQELENIRRRKQELLADIQRLKDEIAEVANEIENLGSTEERKNMQRNKQVAMGRKKFNMDPKKGIQFLIENDLLKNTCEDIAQFLYKGEGLNKTAIGDYLGERDEFNIQVLHAFVELHEFTDLNLVQALRQFLWSFRLPGEAQKIDRMMEAFAQRYCQCNNGVFQSTDTCYVLSFAIIMLNTSLHNPNVKDKPTVERFIAMNRGINDGGDLPEELLRNLYESIKNEPFKIPEDDGNDLTHTFFNPDREGWLLKLGGRVKTWKRRWFILTDNCLYYFEYTTDKEPRGIIPLENLSIREVEDSKKPNCFELYIPDNKDQVIKACKTEADGRVVEGNHTVYRISAPTPEEKEEWIKCIKAAISRDPFYEMLAARKKKVSSTKRH from the exons TTCCCAGTGACCTGACCGCAGAGGAGCGTCAAGAACTGGAGAACATCCGACGAAGAAAACAGGAGCTGCTGGCTGACATTCAG AGGCTGAAGGATGAGATAGCAGAAGTAGCTAATGAAATTGAAAACCTGGGATCCACAGAGGAAAG GAAAAACATGCAGAGGAACAAACAGGTAGCCATGGGCAGGAAAAAATTTAATATGGACCCTAAAAAG GGGATCCAGTTCTTAATAGAGAACGACCTGCTGAAGAACACTTGTGAAGACATCGCCCAGTTCTTATACAAAGGCGAAGGGCTCAACAAGACAGCCATCGGAGACTACCTAGGGGAGAG AGATGAGTTTAATATCCAGGTTCTTCATGCATTTGTGGAGCTGCACGAGTTCACTGATCTTAATCTCGTTCAGGCACTACG GCAGTTCCTGTGGAGCTTCCGGCTACCCGGAGAGGCCCAGAAGATTGACCGGATGATGGAGGCGTTTGCCCAGCGATACTGTCAGTGCAATAATGGCGTGTTCCAGTCCACGG ACACCTGTTATGTCCTCTCCTTTGCCATCATCATGTTGAACACCAGTCTGCACAACCCCAATGTCAAAGATAAGCCCACTGTGGAGAGGTTCATTGCCATGAACCGAGGCATCAATGATGGGGGAGACCTGCCGGAGGAGCTACTCCGG AATCTCTATGAGAGCATAAAAAATGAACCGTTTAAAATCCCAGAAGATGACGGGAATGACCTCACTCACACTTTCTTCAACCCAGACCGAGAAGGCTGGCTACTGAAACTCG GTGGCAGGGTAAAGACTTGGAAGAGGCGCTGGTTCATTCTGACTGACAACTGCCTTTACTACTTTGAGTATACCACG GATAAGGAGCCCCGTGGAATCATCCCTTTAGAGAACCTGAGTATCCGGGAAGTGGAGGACTCCAAAAAACCA AACTGCTTTGAGCTTTATATCCCCGACAATAAAGACCAAGTTATCAAGGCCTGCAAGACCGAGGCTGACGGGCGGGTGGTGGAGGGGAACCACACTGTTTATCGGATCTCAGCTCCGACGccggaggagaaggaggagtggATTAAGTGCATTAA AGCGGCCATCAGCAGGGACCCTTTCTACGAAATGCTCGCAGCACGGAAAAAGAAGGTCTCCTCCACGAAGCGACACTGA